One Leopardus geoffroyi isolate Oge1 chromosome B1, O.geoffroyi_Oge1_pat1.0, whole genome shotgun sequence DNA window includes the following coding sequences:
- the MXD4 gene encoding max dimerization protein 4 isoform X2, translating to MELNSLLILLEAAEYLERRDREAEHGYASVLPFDGDFARKKTKAAGLVRKAPNNRRAKLRLYLEQLKQLVPLGPDSTRHTTLSLLKRAKMHIKKLEEQDRRALSIKEQLQREHRFLKRRLEQLSVQSLERVRTDSTGSAVSTDDSEQEVDVEGMEFGPGELDSVGSSSDVEGHYSLQRGGCSDGGYGPPCRRPGRPGLS from the exons ATGGAGCTAAATTCCCTGCTGATCCTGCTGGAGGCGGCCGAGTACCTGGAGCGCAGGGACCGAG AGGCCGAGCACGGCTACGCCTCGGTGCTGCCCTTCGACGGCGACTTCGCCAGGAAGAAGACAAAGGCGGCCGGCCTGGTGCGCAAGGCCCCGAACAACAG ACGAGCCAAGCTCAGGCTCTATCTGGAGCAGCTCAAGCAGCTGGTGCCCCTGGGCCCTGACAGCACCCGCCACACCACGCTGAGCCTCCTGAAGCGTGCCAAGATGCACATCAAG aaacTGGAGGAGCAGGACCGCCGGGCGCTGAGCATCAAGGAGCAGCTGCAGCGGGAACACCGCTTCCTAAAGCGGCGCCTGGAGcagctgtcggtgcagagcctggagcGCGTGCGCACAGACAGCACAGGCTCCGCCGTCTCCACCGACGACTCGGAGCAAG AAGTGGACGTAGAGGGCATGGAGTTTGGCCCTGGTGAGCTGGACAGTGTTGGCAGCAGCAGTGACGTGGAGGGCCACTACAGCCTGCAGAGGGGCGGCTGCAGCGACGGGGGCTACGGGCCCCCCTGCCGGCGGCCTGGCCGCCCCGGCCTCTCGTAG
- the MXD4 gene encoding max dimerization protein 4 isoform X1 gives MELNSLLILLEAAEYLERRDREAEHGYASVLPFDGDFARKKTKAAGLVRKAPNNRSSHNELEKHRRAKLRLYLEQLKQLVPLGPDSTRHTTLSLLKRAKMHIKKLEEQDRRALSIKEQLQREHRFLKRRLEQLSVQSLERVRTDSTGSAVSTDDSEQEVDVEGMEFGPGELDSVGSSSDVEGHYSLQRGGCSDGGYGPPCRRPGRPGLS, from the exons ATGGAGCTAAATTCCCTGCTGATCCTGCTGGAGGCGGCCGAGTACCTGGAGCGCAGGGACCGAG AGGCCGAGCACGGCTACGCCTCGGTGCTGCCCTTCGACGGCGACTTCGCCAGGAAGAAGACAAAGGCGGCCGGCCTGGTGCGCAAGGCCCCGAACAACAG GTCCTCACACAATGAACTAGAAAAGCACAG ACGAGCCAAGCTCAGGCTCTATCTGGAGCAGCTCAAGCAGCTGGTGCCCCTGGGCCCTGACAGCACCCGCCACACCACGCTGAGCCTCCTGAAGCGTGCCAAGATGCACATCAAG aaacTGGAGGAGCAGGACCGCCGGGCGCTGAGCATCAAGGAGCAGCTGCAGCGGGAACACCGCTTCCTAAAGCGGCGCCTGGAGcagctgtcggtgcagagcctggagcGCGTGCGCACAGACAGCACAGGCTCCGCCGTCTCCACCGACGACTCGGAGCAAG AAGTGGACGTAGAGGGCATGGAGTTTGGCCCTGGTGAGCTGGACAGTGTTGGCAGCAGCAGTGACGTGGAGGGCCACTACAGCCTGCAGAGGGGCGGCTGCAGCGACGGGGGCTACGGGCCCCCCTGCCGGCGGCCTGGCCGCCCCGGCCTCTCGTAG